The following proteins are co-located in the Mus caroli chromosome 7, CAROLI_EIJ_v1.1, whole genome shotgun sequence genome:
- the Saxo2 gene encoding stabilizer of axonemal microtubules 2 isoform X1, with the protein MRNWCLCQICTCGRHRCPHGTTRVYEHSDVSCPTTEYLEKYPKYGDVLPPQSLKPKQGFQAHHDDYRSWDIQKCELCKPEQAYHPPDVKFGNSTTFQDDYVPQEIKPRQSFKPCSVVKCSVGPFNGDTSHRRDYVPHQLEVKFARPKEIYKPTDQPFEDLTTHRNDFQGLAGETAKICRPAYTRVIQNIQFKGSTEFRDSFQPWEIPPPKVKKVAEYVPPSGSMQLNSTSHLDYVPYQASRVVAIRPVSHRRQSNFPFQGKSTMKEDFPAWETCRQGLIKQQQQIPNPSGKFEGLSTFRSHFVPHELIPTESCKPLNEALKSSVPLDDVTMYSIQFIPKKQEICPASYPSPPGYIFENTNSQGHKFFRKIIPAVKAF; encoded by the exons ATGAGGAACTGGTGTCTGTGCCAGATTTGCACCTGCGG ACGGCATCGCTGTCCACATGGAACCACAAGGGTTTATGAACATTCTGACGTATCTTGCCCCACGACGGAGTATTtggaaaaatatccaaaatatggcGATGTTCTTCCACCTCAGAGTCTTAAACCAAAGCAAGGATTTCAAGCACACCATG ATGATTATAGATCTTGGGATATTCAGAAATGTGAACTGTGTAAACCAGAGCAAGCTTACCATCCCCCAGATGTGAAATTCGGAAACTCAACTACATTTCAGGATGACTATGTTCCCCAGGAGATAAAGCCCAGGCAAAGCTTTAAGCCCTGCTCTGTGGTCAAGTGTTCTGTAGGCCCTTTTAATGGTGATACAAGTCATCGTCGAGATTATGTACCTCATCAGCTAGAAGTCAAGTTTGCAAGGCCAAAAGAAATTTATAAGCCTACTGACCAGCCTTTTGAGGATCTCACCACTCACCGGAATGACTTTCAGGGTCTTGCTGGTGAAACTGCAAAAATCTGCAGACCTGCCTATACCAGAGTGATCCAAAACATTCAGTTTAAAGGAAGCACTGAATTCCGTGACAGTTTCCAACCATGGGAAATCCCACCACCCAAAGTCAAGAAAGTGGCAGAGTATGTGCCTCCTTCAGGGAGCATGCAGTTAAACAGCACCAGCCACCTCGACTATGTTCCCTACCAGGCCAGCCGCGTAGTTGCCATTAGACCAGTTTCTCACAGAAGGCAAAGCAATTTTCCTTTCCAAGGAAAAAGCACCATGAAGGAAGATTTTCCAGCATGGGAAACTTGTCGTCAAGGACTTATTAAGCAGCAGCAACAAATTCCCAACCCATCTGGAAAATTTGAGGGTTTGAGCACTTTCAGATCTCACTTTGTGCCACATGAATTGATTCCAACAGAGAGCTGCAAACCTTTAAATGAAGCTCTTAAGAGTTCAGTTCCACTTGATGATGTCACCATGTATTCTATACAGTTCATACCGAAGAAACAGGAAATCTGCCCAGCTAGCTATCCTTCTCCTCCtggttatatatttgaaaatacaaattCCCAAGGACATAAATTCTTTCGCAAGATTATTCCTGCAGTGAAGGCCTTTTAG
- the Saxo2 gene encoding stabilizer of axonemal microtubules 2 isoform X2 translates to MRNWCLCQICTCGRHRCPHGTTRVYEHSDVSCPTTEYLEKYPKYGDVLPPQSLKPKQGFQAHHGKMEGVTTFKSDYRPYEIVKQPRHLPEEYKPKQGKIDLGTTYKRDFNPYKVQPLIKVRPVERQQVKKGKLDTVPTYKGNLSL, encoded by the exons ATGAGGAACTGGTGTCTGTGCCAGATTTGCACCTGCGG ACGGCATCGCTGTCCACATGGAACCACAAGGGTTTATGAACATTCTGACGTATCTTGCCCCACGACGGAGTATTtggaaaaatatccaaaatatggcGATGTTCTTCCACCTCAGAGTCTTAAACCAAAGCAAGGATTTCAAGCACACCATGGTAAAATGGAAGGAGTAACCACATTTAA gtCAGATTATCGCCCTTATGAAATAGTCAAGCAGCCTCGCCACCTACCTGAAGAATATAAACCCAAACAGGGGAAAATTGATCTTGGTACTACCTACAAGCGAGATTTTAATCCTTACAAAGTACAGCCTTTGATAAAAGTCCGGCCTGTGGAAAGACAACAAGTTAAAAAAGGAAAGTTGGACACTGTCCCAACTTATAAAGGTAACCTGTCATTGTAA